A stretch of DNA from Cannabis sativa cultivar Pink pepper isolate KNU-18-1 chromosome X, ASM2916894v1, whole genome shotgun sequence:
ccttgcattttaaaatatagtgtaattactaaactgtgtaattactaccctagtaattaccctgcctagtaattacacagttacgtCCAAACACACCCTTAAAGAAAATTGGTTGAAGGATTTGGTTGGATTTACCATTTAAAATCACTTTAAAAACCTGCTCCTCAAGCTCTAAGTTTGAAAGAGTAACTTCTTGCAAAAGTGtttcatattttataattttaacaagttttaaGCAATAGATTTGTGTTGTATTTAGttatatattgattaataaTCGTTTAAATCAATTCAATTATCaatctacaattttttttttatttaaacgtttatatattacaagcaTATTTTACCCGAATCCAAAACCTCCAACACATACATCCACCTATGGCCACTTAAGCTATCAGCTAGCCTCGAGTAGTTAATTATCAATCTACAATGATAAACGAGATGCATCTCCTCACAACAGAAtttgtattttcttaaaaataagttgatttataaatataaaaatatttcctAAAGTAACATCTATAATAAGCTAAAggaaattgaaataaatatattgctagtttattattcaatatacttATGCTAATAACAATATATTAGTATGCATGCAAACAAATAAGTAGTAAtggactttttttaaaaaaaaaaaaaaaaagtaaaatatataatatgagaaatgctaaaaaaaaatactttgggtGAGCATAATTATTATATTCTCAAGAGATGTCATATTATTATTCAtctaattttgtattttataaaaataaacattaattattTACTAAAAGCTATTTTATGATAGTATggcttaataatattaataacgcTCATATAATAAAGTCTCAAGTTATAATAATTAGACAACTTTCATTAAAATGAACGTTGATTAATGCAACAAAACAAATCAAACTAAAGTAAAGTATATTGAAGTAGTGGCAACATGatagaattagaaaatgaaaTGTGACAAGTAATATACTTATTTATGTCGTTTATTGATAAGAATTTATTGTTGTATTTGTATAGATGGTTGCGACCAAGGCTGCAGTAGTGTGTTTATGCAATTATGCTATTGCTATGCATAAGCATTTTTTAGAATATATAGTTAGTGGGGAGTGTTAAGTCAATGTTGGGTCGCCGCGTCATCCTACAAACAACTCCAATTTCTCTTCACATCAATAATATGTTCAACTTTTTTGACCTAAACAAGtaccacaaaaataataaaaatgaccATTCTTTTCTTTGTCAAATAGTAATATATGTTTGTTTTCAAGTTATACACTTTTTTCTAAGTACAATATTCTTGCTATTATATTCTATTTAATGGTTGTTAATACCCATTGTTTTTGGAGACAAAATAGATTATGTATATTTTGTCCATTACTAACTAGATCCGACATCATGTTGTCCCTACTCTCTCTACAAAGactacatgtatatatttttctctttttttttcagtaAATATACAAACCCAGAAAATAAACTAAGTTAACTAATAAACTAAGAAGATTATTGTTACAAAATACACATATTTTACGGCAAAATTGGTTCATAATTCAAGCTCAAGTCTCAGTATGATTGTTGAGGTCTCCCATAAATGTCATGGTGTTTTATTTTGATGGgtgtaaaatttatataagaagaaaaaaaaagtcggTCATGAAGATGTGGAGTGTATTTTTAGGTGTAAAATTGTGGCCTGAGAGAGACCCAACAAAAGAGCAGTTAATGGATCGAGTGAAGGAAAGTAGTGTGGGACTAACTAACAAGCTTCAACCGCCGCACGTACAGGAACATCAACGTGTGCTGTCGCTGACTAAACTAGTCAACAAGTCAACACAAAGACCATAACAACCAATAATtataaaagtaacaaaaaaaattatgcaaCAACATCATCCAAGTGTCAGCAAAATATAATTCTGAATATATGACAGTAATTAATGGTGAGGGATGAATTTTGTGATGTGGCCCTGCAAAAATTTCAGATTAACCAACTAAACTAGGAAGTAGGAATTTATAACAATCATCTTATAACTTAATAATAACAACACTTGAGTAATAATAGATTGGTTTTGTGTAGTCAGAAAGAATAACAACAGCATATTTAGGAGAAATTTTGGCACAAACTACTTAAATCAATAGTGATCAGGTCaattacattatatacatatacattttcTTGCCTCAAGGAAAACAGTGTTCTTGTATAATACAGCTAATTTGTAAGAAATAAAGAAAGGGGccattcttttttctttatttttttttcccttttctgATACATGACTTGACATAGAGAAGACCACAAAaggttgcaaaaaaaaaatatgccaaATGAGAAGTCAAAACCAGCTTAGTAATAATACCTCTTAATGACTTGAAATCTTAACCCATCAAGCTTATTACCTGCCAGTGCTGCCTCCTCATACTCATTGGTAGGTAGTAGTGGTAGTGGTAGTGGTAAAAGAAATGGATGGTGTTGTAATGTTAGCATAAGAGTGAGTCGTAGTCAAAATCAGATCAGTTCTACACACGTGTTGTCAGGCTGCTCGTACTTGGTACACGATTTAGTTGTATTATATGCGTTCTCAAGCTACAATCCTTCACCTGTCCCAACCATTTATggtgaaaaattatttatgtttctTTCAAGGGTCCAAACACTAGATTTGGAGGAAGTTAATATAAGGCACACTTACCTGCATGGCTGCTACAGTGGACAAAAAATCTTTGCATTGTTCAAGCAGAAACCGTTCTTTCCCAGTTACTTTCACAAGTTCTGCCACCACCGAGTTCATTTCCTCCATCTGTAGATGACAACAAAAGTCATGACAGGTGACACTTAATGCTAGCTCAACGATTGAGTGGGTAAGTTAGTGCATGAGAAAATGTACTGAGTTATAATTTCATGTGGATACTAAAAGAAACCTCCTCCATAGTCATCAACTGTGGTTTCTCTATAAAACTTTAGAATATGTGAACTTTTGGATCATATGGTCTTTATCTTTATAAATTGAAAATCAATTTACGCTTTATGTCAAGGATTCTTCATCTTTTAGATTCAAAAACTAGCAAGAAAATAATAGAGAGCAATTTCTTCGTTTCAGAAATTTGCCTGTTTTCTGTAAACAGGCAGAAATATCACTCTAAAAATGAGGCAACGAAATATTCATATTTCATCATACTCCGGATACCAAAGTCATAAGAACTCTTTCACATCACATAAAATTCAAGGTAGTGCAGTTTTGTTGTTATGTTTAGATAACACCCTAAGTATAAAATTTCTTTGGTGCCTTGCCAGAAATCATAATATTTTCTCCTCAAAGTAATAATTGTTGTAACTAGTAAACattcagaagaagaagaaaagaaaaagacaaaTTACCTTGAGAGAAAGAGAGCATATTGATGATCCCATTGCCTGCATCACATCAACGGCAGAACCCACAGCAtcctttaaattttgaatgtCAGCCTGATAAGGTGGAATAGAAAAAGCATTCCATCAGAATGATGTTAAGGTTTTACATGAGAATTAATATCTCATTAtcaaagaaaagagaagagaagcACAAAAAGAAGACATACTACTGTTTTCCCAACAACTGGAAGACGTAGTGTACTGGCTTTTAAGGCTTCAGTCGCTCCAAGCAAGGAACTAGAATGATCTCTATCTAGAAGAGCCCAATCTTCCAAATAAGTAATCTACATCCACAAAGTAAAATAAACATTATGAGCAAAGAACATCATTTGACCGAGAAAGTAGCAAAGGTCACAAGTAAACAATTATCCAAGATAGTTGTCTGTATAATTATTACAATACATacaaatatgtatttatatataaatacaaaaatattgtatGAAATTGCTTTCAAATCCTTGCATTTGCTTCCACAATATCTTGAGTGTGTGTGTATCGATACAAAAGGGGGAGTCAGCTGTCCAACTAAATCAGGATATCAGAATACACAATCTAAGCTCCTACGATATTGCACTAAGAGTTGCCAATATGATAAAACTCCAACATAACAGCTACAagaataaataattacaatgtATAAATACATTTGCTAGCTCTCAAATTATTGCCAAATTCCGATACATGTTTAGAGACAATAGCATATTGGTCCCTGTTGCCATGTTCCAATACAAGTTTAGACACAGTTGCATATTGGTTCTAAAATATCTCCAATCATAACCACATATGCATTCATGTATTGCTAAACtctatttcgaaaaaaaaaaaccatatatgGTTAGACAAGGTGGGCTCACGAAAAATGTCCTGATTATATTTCTACTACAGTTAAAAGGTTTGTTGCTTAAGCCCTATGTAGttagtaatatattttattttaagtgaaGATACTTCCAGGTAAGCTTTTAGCCTTCCTCCATTTCAAATAacagaaactggtttctttcaaataaataaataaaataacagaaaCTTGTATTTTTTAGACAATGGGTGTCTTAGGAATTAAGTGATTATAAACCACCAATTAAATTAAGAGACATATAATGATTTGAATCATACTTGTCCCTTGATGATGGAAGTGAGCTTCAATTTTTGCCTCAGCAATAGTAACTTGATCCTTTTAAGTGTGACAGAATGTCGTAACTCTGAGATTGTTACCCAAGCATTCCATAAATTTTTCTGTTaccaaaaagagaaaaaaatatcattagaTCATTGAACCCCCAACAATGCTATAGAGCAAAACAAGTAGTTTATTTCATTGCCTCAAATAGAGCCAGAGAATGCAGTGGGAGCAAAGGTTTTCCATACTTCAAAACACGTACATGCAAATCTAATCTAAGCAAATGCAACATATGAGATACAAAGCAAAAACATGTATTATACAGCAAAACCATACATTATACAGCAGATAACCACTGGCTCATTCTCCATGTGTTATAAAGGTCAAATAAAACCACATAAGCATCTAGAGACAGCCTGAATAAAGTATAGAGGTCACTTATGGGTAAGTTTCTATGTTGGGCACAGTCAGACATGTTCTCAAGCTCAAGTATTATATTATCAAAAACTAACAAAATCACAAGTTCACAAGACATTATTTCTTCatctacttttatttattttaactttCTTATGGGACTAAATAGTTCAGACAAGAATCAAAAAAATCTATTACCATCACAAATTAAGGTTCACTGTATGCATACTCGACAAGTAGCCTATGTTCGTAGAAAGATTCGCTATTAAACCACCATATATAGCATATGTTACTTGGTAGATGATTCATACAAGTTTACCAACAACCCCTAATTGGTCCAGCAAACAAGAACTCATGAACTTTCTAGTAATTTAAACACATTTATAGCCATATGtagaattttgtttttttataataaaacggCATTGAATACACCAACTAGCCATATATATGAGAGTGGACAATTCCCCAACCCCGTCCTCAAAAGCACCACAAATCAAATTGCAAGAAAAAGctcaaaagaaaatgaaaactgatgaaaaagaaagaaacagTTCCAGATCATTTTTCTAGTCTTTGTTAATACCACATCTTGCCTTAAGATAAAAGCAACCTACATAGACACTCTACAATAAAATCCTTATATCTACTGCATAGCATTCTAGTACACTTGGGTTATTAGCTCCCTCTTCTAATCGATCCTTTCAACATGTGTGCCTGGATCACAACTTGAACTTAGCCTAAGATTTATAGTTCACCACTTTCTTGCTGGAAAGTCATTCAACTCACATAAATGAACATAGCCCTAAGCACCTACACAATCAGCCATACCAACAATTTAAACTACACTACAGAATTTTCATGCCATTGCCTCTGCTGAACAGAAGGTCACTTTCGAAATAATAAAGGAGTACAGATTAAATCAAGCTTGAACATGTCAACAACTAAAATCATATAAGCAATAACAAAAGTAAAAACGTACCTCTGCATTCAATTTCTGCACCATGAAGGTAGCATCTGCATTTGCATTTACAAACCGCCATTGCAGATACCGGTTATACAGAAGTCTCAACATATGTGCATCAACAATTCGATCTTCCCCCATCTTCCCTCTACGAATATCCACAGAAAAACTCAGAATTGAAGGCGTGCCAGGGTAACTACCATTAGAGTGAGCAGAAGCTCCACTTCTGACCCTGGAAGGACTAGCAATTCCTCTGGATGGTGATGgtgttgaagaagaagaccACAGTTTACTTGGCGATGCAGGCCTAGTGGCTCCTCTAATAGGGGAAGACATTGTCCTTGGAGAAGATAATGGGGTATCACCGAACTTCCTTGGCTGAGCAAACTTGGACGAAGCTCCCATTCTGGAACTGGGACTGGTCGACAATGGTGAACCCGGATCCTGCAAACGCCTCAAACGGCTATTGGTCTCTTGCCAAAACCTCGCCGACACCACAATTCCACGAGGCCCGGCTCGGCTCTTGGAAACCCCACTGCAGTCTTGTACTCCTGAAGTGCTACCAGACGAGACACTGTCCGTATCAGAAGCTGTAAGATCAGAAGGCACAGAAGACTCATTCACTGAATTAGCATCTGGGGTTTGCTGAACTGTCTTTAAAACCTCAGCACTACCCAAATCCAAGCTCAATCTTCCATCAAAGGAGGCTCTTCTACTCTCATCTATCATTGATTGCTGCAATGCCCGAACCACACTCCCAGATCCGAACCCATTGAGTCTCTTACTGTCCCCGCCAAAATCAACACTTCTCGACATCGGATTTGTACCCAAATTCAAACTCCCTTGCCTAATTCGCGCAGGCCACCGATGTTGATCCCCAGGCCTGGAATTCTCTACCTGATCTCCTCCTCCGTCGCCGATTTTCCCTCTTACGGGGGTAGAACGCCGTCGCTCCGGCGTAGCCTTACGCGAGCTCGGCGTTGCAGCTGTCTTAGTCTTGCTAATCGGAAGCGAGAAGGCCTCTCCTTGGAAAGAAACCGATAAACTCCTTGTCGAAGTGACCAAAAGCTTACTCGCCGCTGAAACTTCCGAAGCGGCATTGCCTTGCCTGGTGGACTCCGGGAGAGGAGTCGTGGAGCGGGCAGACGTCCCGGGACGCCGCCGGTCCACTGATTGAGCCCGCTTCGGCGTCGAAGAGTTCAACGGAGTTGAAACCAAAGTGGAATTGGTGGAGCGTGAGAGCAAGGGAGAAGGGCATCTCCGAGAAGAGGTAGAAGACGATGTGGTTGAATT
This window harbors:
- the LOC115703042 gene encoding QWRF motif-containing protein 2 encodes the protein MMVAAISGATASTNPQNPKTSSSLRQQQQQQQGQQTHLQNPSRPPLLPSEKNNGVLPKKPRGRQVSSRYMSPSPSSSSTSNSTTSSSTSSRRCPSPLLSRSTNSTLVSTPLNSSTPKRAQSVDRRRPGTSARSTTPLPESTRQGNAASEVSAASKLLVTSTRSLSVSFQGEAFSLPISKTKTAATPSSRKATPERRRSTPVRGKIGDGGGDQVENSRPGDQHRWPARIRQGSLNLGTNPMSRSVDFGGDSKRLNGFGSGSVVRALQQSMIDESRRASFDGRLSLDLGSAEVLKTVQQTPDANSVNESSVPSDLTASDTDSVSSGSTSGVQDCSGVSKSRAGPRGIVVSARFWQETNSRLRRLQDPGSPLSTSPSSRMGASSKFAQPRKFGDTPLSSPRTMSSPIRGATRPASPSKLWSSSSTPSPSRGIASPSRVRSGASAHSNGSYPGTPSILSFSVDIRRGKMGEDRIVDAHMLRLLYNRYLQWRFVNANADATFMVQKLNAEKNLWNAWVTISELRHSVTLKRIKLLLLRQKLKLTSIIKGQITYLEDWALLDRDHSSSLLGATEALKASTLRLPVVGKTVADIQNLKDAVGSAVDVMQAMGSSICSLSLKMEEMNSVVAELVKVTGKERFLLEQCKDFLSTVAAMQVKDCSLRTHIIQLNRVPSTSSLTTRV